One Cryobacterium roopkundense genomic region harbors:
- a CDS encoding GNAT family N-acetyltransferase — MTEHTSLPVDADSREALAANGLDLLILDPTDEAAARHWLQADARGFHDPARSDDLLGVLAREISIDRVTAVHDRSGADPDSPVATVRSWQMALTVPGGASLPAWAISSVTVAPTHRRRGIARALLPAELRYARALGLPMAMLTVSEATIYGRFGFGPAAYQSSYRVDTARARWTGPTPPGRVHFVTAASLFDDGPGIFERSRKPGEVDRREVWWSHALGLVPQDPDSEKRSLRCVRFDDDNGTAQGFAVYSIVLGDEGYPARLILADLVAATDEAYSALWRFVIDMDLVTEVSALLRSTSEPVAWQVLDRRAVRKTLERDHLWLRILDVPAVLTARSYSAPGIFALTVTDDLAFAAGEYLLTVDASGGGVAHLLSGAAPDDAVRVCLSVADLGSLYLGAGKAVDLARSARLIEQTADAAARLDAAFHGSHTPRLSTWF, encoded by the coding sequence GTGACCGAACACACTTCCCTCCCCGTCGACGCCGACTCCCGCGAGGCCCTGGCCGCGAACGGCCTCGACCTGCTCATCCTCGATCCCACCGACGAGGCGGCGGCTCGACACTGGTTGCAGGCGGATGCCCGCGGCTTCCACGACCCGGCGCGCAGCGACGACCTGCTCGGTGTGCTGGCCCGTGAGATCTCCATCGACAGGGTCACCGCGGTGCACGATCGCTCAGGAGCCGATCCCGACTCGCCCGTGGCAACCGTGCGATCGTGGCAGATGGCGCTCACCGTGCCCGGCGGCGCCAGCCTTCCGGCCTGGGCGATCAGCTCCGTGACGGTGGCGCCCACGCACCGCCGCCGCGGAATCGCGCGCGCCCTGCTGCCCGCCGAGCTGCGGTACGCCCGCGCCCTAGGGCTGCCGATGGCCATGCTCACGGTATCGGAGGCCACCATCTACGGCCGGTTCGGCTTCGGCCCTGCCGCTTACCAATCGAGTTATCGCGTCGACACGGCCCGCGCCCGCTGGACCGGCCCCACGCCGCCCGGCCGCGTGCATTTCGTCACCGCCGCGTCGCTGTTCGACGATGGCCCCGGCATCTTCGAACGCTCCCGCAAACCCGGCGAGGTCGACCGCCGCGAGGTGTGGTGGAGCCACGCTCTCGGCCTCGTACCGCAGGATCCCGACTCCGAGAAGCGCAGCCTGCGCTGCGTGCGCTTCGACGACGACAACGGCACCGCCCAGGGCTTCGCTGTGTACTCGATCGTGCTCGGCGACGAGGGGTACCCCGCTCGGTTGATTCTCGCCGATCTGGTGGCCGCCACAGACGAGGCCTACTCCGCTCTCTGGCGCTTCGTCATCGACATGGACCTCGTCACCGAGGTGAGCGCCCTGCTGCGCAGCACGAGCGAACCCGTGGCCTGGCAGGTTCTCGACCGCCGCGCCGTGCGCAAGACCCTGGAGAGGGACCACCTCTGGCTGCGCATCCTCGACGTGCCGGCTGTGCTCACTGCTCGGTCGTATTCCGCACCCGGCATATTCGCACTGACTGTCACGGACGACCTCGCGTTCGCCGCGGGCGAATACCTCCTCACGGTTGATGCCTCAGGCGGCGGCGTGGCGCATCTGCTCAGTGGCGCGGCTCCCGACGATGCCGTGCGCGTGTGCCTTTCCGTCGCCGACCTCGGGTCTCTCTACCTCGGTGCCGGCAAGGCCGTCGACTTGGCGCGCTCCGCCCGCCTCATCGAGCAGACAGCGGATGCCGCGGCGCGCCTCGACGCCGCCTTCCACGGGTCGCACACGCCACGCCTCAGTACCTGGTTCTAG
- a CDS encoding thioredoxin domain-containing protein yields the protein MTSHASGQPRPTKAERREHAREQARQQRDQEEKRTKRRRVLWRGGIGLGLVAVTAVAALLIANQAGPSAAGPLNMSSDGILLGGDGTLITAARTAALAPGAKPVATDQSALTDMVKIAIYVDYLCPLCGQFESTNAAQITSWVTAGNATVELHPISVLDASSLGTKYSTRAANAAACVANFAPNSFLTVNAALLANQPAENSGGLSDAELQQVIEDAGVGDAKIADCIGNQTFATWVAAASDRALSGPLANADIEKITGTPTVLVNQVSYTGSLTDAAAFEAFVTAQTVVSDN from the coding sequence ATGACGAGCCACGCTTCCGGCCAGCCCCGGCCGACCAAGGCGGAACGGCGCGAGCACGCGCGCGAACAGGCGCGGCAGCAGCGCGATCAGGAGGAGAAGCGCACGAAACGCCGCCGAGTACTGTGGCGCGGAGGAATCGGTCTCGGCCTCGTGGCGGTCACGGCGGTGGCAGCACTGCTGATCGCCAACCAGGCCGGCCCGAGCGCGGCCGGACCCCTGAACATGTCCAGCGACGGCATCTTGCTCGGCGGGGACGGCACCTTGATCACCGCCGCAAGGACCGCAGCGCTCGCTCCCGGAGCGAAACCTGTTGCTACCGACCAGTCCGCCCTCACCGACATGGTGAAAATCGCCATCTACGTTGACTACCTCTGCCCACTCTGTGGACAGTTCGAGTCGACCAACGCCGCCCAGATCACAAGCTGGGTGACCGCGGGAAACGCCACCGTCGAACTGCACCCTATCTCGGTTCTGGACGCTTCGTCACTGGGCACGAAGTACTCCACGCGCGCGGCGAACGCTGCCGCGTGCGTGGCCAACTTCGCCCCCAACAGCTTCCTGACCGTAAACGCGGCCCTCCTCGCGAACCAGCCGGCCGAGAACTCCGGCGGCCTCTCCGATGCCGAACTGCAGCAGGTGATCGAGGACGCGGGTGTCGGGGACGCGAAGATCGCCGACTGCATCGGCAACCAGACGTTCGCCACCTGGGTTGCCGCCGCCTCGGACCGCGCCCTGAGCGGCCCGCTGGCCAACGCCGACATCGAGAAGATCACCGGCACTCCCACCGTGCTCGTGAATCAGGTCTCGTACACGGGTTCTCTCACCGACGCCGCCGCCTTCGAGGCATTCGTCACCGCGCAGACGGTCGTCTCCGACAACTAA
- a CDS encoding CPBP family intramembrane glutamic endopeptidase — translation MSTETETTPHDTGLRPLVKVPWRAVVIYVLLACGLAWIVAMPMWLGGDGLRNPLAGLLLPLMMFTPLVATLLVLLFVQKPRPRPVAEFLGMWPLRPVWRTIGMTLAGIFGSALLVISGVFLAAGLGIVQLDLVNFSGFAAVLAAAAPGVELPVPVETVILLQLLLIPFAALINGVLAFGEEIGWRGWLLPSLLPLGTWPALLLSGAIWGLWHSPLILLGYNFAQPNLFGVAMMIAGCTVYGVLIGWLRLRTGSIWPSVFAHGAFNAAGGFLLLVVLADTTPDPVASGPLGWVAWIMMAAVIVILLGFGQFRRQPSLVRRTVPTVS, via the coding sequence ATGAGCACGGAAACAGAGACCACGCCGCACGACACGGGCCTTCGGCCGCTGGTGAAAGTGCCGTGGCGCGCGGTCGTGATCTACGTGCTCCTGGCGTGTGGGCTTGCGTGGATCGTGGCCATGCCGATGTGGCTCGGCGGCGACGGGCTGCGCAACCCGCTGGCCGGGCTGCTGCTGCCGCTGATGATGTTCACGCCGCTCGTCGCCACCCTTCTGGTGCTGCTCTTCGTGCAGAAACCACGGCCACGCCCTGTCGCCGAATTCCTCGGAATGTGGCCCTTGCGCCCGGTCTGGCGCACGATCGGCATGACCCTCGCCGGCATCTTCGGCAGCGCGCTGCTGGTGATTTCTGGCGTCTTCCTCGCGGCGGGCCTCGGAATCGTGCAGCTCGACCTCGTGAACTTCTCAGGCTTTGCCGCCGTGCTGGCGGCCGCGGCGCCGGGTGTGGAGCTGCCCGTGCCGGTGGAAACCGTCATCCTGCTGCAGCTGCTGCTCATCCCCTTCGCCGCCCTCATCAACGGGGTGCTCGCCTTCGGCGAGGAGATCGGCTGGCGTGGCTGGTTGCTGCCGAGCCTGCTGCCGCTCGGGACCTGGCCGGCGCTGCTGCTCTCTGGCGCGATCTGGGGTCTGTGGCATAGCCCGCTGATTCTGCTCGGTTACAACTTTGCCCAGCCCAACCTGTTCGGTGTGGCCATGATGATCGCCGGGTGCACCGTTTACGGTGTTCTCATCGGTTGGTTACGGTTGCGCACCGGATCCATCTGGCCGTCGGTCTTCGCGCACGGCGCATTCAACGCGGCCGGCGGATTCTTGCTGCTGGTCGTGCTCGCCGACACCACCCCTGACCCCGTGGCCTCCGGCCCGCTGGGCTGGGTGGCGTGGATCATGATGGCCGCGGTCATCGTGATACTGCTCGGCTTCGGCCAGTTCCGCCGGCAGCCGAGCCTCGTTCGCCGCACGGTACCCACCGTCTCCTAG
- a CDS encoding CHY zinc finger protein, whose amino-acid sequence MLPRPHVYGPVVDDQTRCVHYRTPQDVIAIKFECCRRYYPCFQCHAESEAHPATQWPESEWSERAILCGVCGTEMSILAYRAATNCPSCAAEFNDGCRLHAHLYFAVPAPATNPRE is encoded by the coding sequence ATGCTTCCCCGCCCTCACGTCTACGGTCCCGTGGTCGATGACCAGACTCGGTGCGTGCACTATCGCACGCCTCAGGACGTGATCGCGATCAAATTCGAGTGCTGCCGGCGCTATTACCCGTGCTTCCAGTGCCACGCCGAGAGCGAGGCTCACCCGGCGACGCAGTGGCCCGAATCCGAGTGGTCGGAGCGGGCGATCCTCTGCGGAGTCTGCGGCACGGAGATGAGCATCCTCGCCTACCGCGCGGCAACCAACTGCCCGAGTTGCGCCGCCGAGTTCAACGACGGGTGCCGCCTGCACGCCCACCTGTACTTCGCGGTGCCCGCCCCCGCCACGAACCCGCGGGAATAG
- the crcB gene encoding fluoride efflux transporter CrcB: MSALTFLAVALAGGLGATVRFVVDGVIRSRLRTPFPLGTTVINVSGSLLLGVVTGLALANLVSADWHLILGGGLLGGYTTFSTASVETVRLLQERRYLPALATGLGMLVASVIVAALGLWLGLSL; encoded by the coding sequence ATGAGCGCCCTCACCTTTCTGGCGGTCGCGCTCGCCGGCGGCCTCGGCGCCACCGTGCGGTTCGTCGTGGATGGCGTGATTCGTTCGCGGCTGCGTACGCCATTTCCGCTGGGCACGACGGTGATCAACGTCTCCGGATCCCTGCTGCTCGGCGTCGTCACCGGCCTCGCGCTCGCAAATCTGGTGTCTGCGGACTGGCACCTGATCCTCGGTGGCGGGCTGCTCGGCGGCTACACGACGTTCAGCACGGCGAGCGTGGAGACGGTGCGCCTGCTGCAGGAACGCCGGTATCTGCCTGCACTGGCCACCGGGCTCGGCATGCTCGTTGCATCCGTTATCGTCGCGGCACTCGGCCTCTGGCTTGGTCTTTCCCTCTGA
- a CDS encoding fluoride efflux transporter FluC, producing the protein MHDTAKPVHLRWQYLLLVFAGGTAGTALREAVGLLTPSGGFPLTTMGINVTGAFLLGALLEALVRRGPDAGRRRGTRVLLGTGVLGGFTTYSALATDTSLLFADGNVGAALLYAGGTLVLGALATWLGIAASAARHRRGTSRAGGVA; encoded by the coding sequence ATGCACGACACAGCGAAGCCCGTGCACCTGCGCTGGCAGTATCTGCTGCTCGTATTCGCGGGCGGAACAGCGGGAACGGCGCTGCGCGAGGCCGTTGGGCTGCTCACGCCGTCGGGTGGGTTCCCGCTCACGACGATGGGCATCAACGTGACCGGGGCCTTCCTGCTCGGCGCCCTGCTCGAAGCTCTCGTGCGGCGCGGGCCAGATGCCGGTCGCCGCCGTGGTACCCGCGTGCTGCTCGGCACCGGCGTGCTCGGCGGCTTCACAACCTACAGCGCACTCGCGACAGACACGAGCCTGCTGTTCGCCGACGGCAACGTGGGGGCGGCCCTGCTGTATGCCGGCGGCACACTTGTTCTCGGAGCCCTCGCGACCTGGCTCGGCATCGCCGCGTCGGCAGCTCGGCATCGCCGGGGCACGAGCCGGGCGGGCGGCGTGGCATGA
- a CDS encoding universal stress protein, with amino-acid sequence MTAKPTARVIVGVVPGQPNAVVLQAATFAQRFNAELVCASVDVNRYMIFDLGDGSMTTFPIDPDLVHPEEPGFDPALLAHLTDLLTDVDVVWSTSSLAGDPALALGGLADTLGAAMIVIGTREATVRASLGEFFNGSVAVHLAHRQHRPVVVIPLAPVPLDEPLPWEPS; translated from the coding sequence ATGACTGCGAAGCCGACTGCCCGGGTGATCGTTGGGGTCGTGCCCGGCCAACCCAATGCCGTCGTACTTCAGGCTGCGACCTTCGCCCAGCGCTTCAACGCGGAGCTCGTCTGCGCCTCGGTTGACGTGAACCGGTATATGATCTTCGACCTCGGCGACGGGTCGATGACGACCTTCCCGATCGATCCGGATCTCGTTCACCCGGAGGAGCCCGGCTTCGACCCGGCGCTGCTCGCGCACCTGACCGATCTGCTAACGGATGTCGACGTGGTGTGGTCGACGAGCTCGCTCGCCGGCGACCCGGCGCTCGCCCTCGGCGGACTTGCCGACACCCTCGGTGCCGCGATGATCGTGATCGGCACGCGCGAGGCGACAGTGCGTGCCAGCCTCGGCGAGTTCTTCAACGGGTCCGTCGCGGTGCATCTGGCACACCGCCAGCATCGGCCGGTGGTCGTGATTCCCCTCGCACCCGTTCCCCTCGATGAGCCGCTGCCCTGGGAACCGAGCTGA
- a CDS encoding ArsR/SmtB family transcription factor, producing MTFDVVPLTDVTDGAGADAVLCCSPLVQESIAPEQADTLARQLKALADPSRLRIISIVAAHSDAEACVCDLTEQLELSQPTISHHLKVLVDGGFLTRSKRGTWSYYRLVPGSLDSVAGVLATV from the coding sequence ATGACGTTTGATGTGGTGCCCCTGACCGACGTGACGGATGGAGCCGGAGCGGATGCCGTGCTCTGCTGCTCGCCGCTCGTGCAGGAATCGATCGCGCCCGAACAGGCCGACACCCTCGCCCGCCAGCTCAAGGCGCTCGCCGACCCGTCGAGGCTGCGCATCATCTCCATCGTGGCAGCGCACAGCGACGCCGAGGCGTGCGTCTGCGACCTCACCGAGCAGCTCGAACTCTCGCAGCCCACCATTAGCCACCACCTCAAGGTGCTCGTCGATGGCGGGTTCCTCACCCGGTCCAAACGCGGCACCTGGTCCTACTACAGGCTCGTGCCCGGGTCGCTGGACTCCGTGGCCGGGGTTCTCGCCACAGTCTGA
- the arsB gene encoding ACR3 family arsenite efflux transporter has protein sequence MSTPPHPTRLGTTDRFLPVWILAAMGLGLLLAVYVPAVGDLLHAFTIGSISVPIAIGLLVMMYPVLAKVRYTDARAVASDKRLLVTSLLLNWLVGPALMFALAWIFLPDLPEYRTGLIIVGLARCIAMVLIWNDLACGDREAAAFLVAVNSVFQVVAFGALGWFYLQVLPAWLGLPTTSAEFSIWAITGSVLVFLGIPLLAGYLSRRIGEARRGRDWYEATFLPKVGPFALWGLLFTIVMLFALQGDQVIANPGDVARIALPMLVYFLLMFLVSFAAGRLLGMTYERTTTLAFTAAGNNFELAIAVAIGTFGALSGQALAGIVGPLIEVPALVALVYVALWLKPRLFPTPADVVATPPASVVPTLLSAKEPS, from the coding sequence GTGAGCACCCCACCCCACCCCACCCGCCTGGGCACCACCGACCGGTTTCTCCCGGTCTGGATCCTCGCGGCAATGGGCCTCGGCCTGCTCCTCGCGGTGTACGTTCCCGCAGTCGGCGATCTGCTGCACGCTTTCACCATCGGCTCGATCAGCGTGCCCATCGCCATCGGCCTGCTCGTGATGATGTACCCCGTGCTCGCGAAGGTACGCTATACGGATGCCCGCGCTGTCGCAAGCGACAAGAGGCTTCTCGTCACGTCGTTGCTGCTCAACTGGCTCGTCGGCCCCGCCCTGATGTTCGCCCTCGCGTGGATCTTCCTCCCTGACCTGCCCGAATACCGCACGGGCCTTATCATCGTGGGCCTCGCCCGCTGCATCGCGATGGTACTCATCTGGAACGATCTGGCGTGCGGCGACCGCGAGGCCGCCGCCTTCCTCGTAGCCGTCAACTCCGTCTTCCAGGTCGTGGCGTTCGGCGCCCTCGGCTGGTTCTATCTGCAGGTACTGCCGGCCTGGCTCGGCCTCCCCACCACGAGCGCCGAATTCTCCATTTGGGCCATCACCGGGAGCGTGCTCGTCTTCCTGGGCATCCCGCTGCTGGCCGGATACCTCTCCCGTCGCATCGGCGAGGCCCGCCGCGGCCGCGACTGGTACGAAGCGACGTTCCTGCCCAAGGTCGGCCCGTTCGCCCTCTGGGGCCTGCTTTTCACCATCGTGATGCTCTTCGCCCTGCAGGGCGACCAGGTCATCGCCAACCCCGGCGACGTGGCCCGCATCGCCCTGCCGATGCTCGTCTACTTCCTGCTGATGTTCCTCGTGAGTTTCGCCGCCGGCCGCCTGCTCGGCATGACCTACGAGCGCACCACGACCCTGGCGTTCACGGCCGCCGGCAACAACTTCGAGCTCGCCATCGCCGTGGCCATCGGCACGTTCGGCGCCCTCAGCGGCCAGGCCTTGGCCGGCATCGTCGGTCCGCTCATCGAGGTGCCCGCGCTCGTCGCCCTCGTCTACGTGGCCCTGTGGCTCAAGCCTCGCCTCTTTCCCACCCCAGCGGATGTCGTGGCCACGCCGCCGGCATCCGTCGTCCCGACCCTCCTCTCAGCAAAGGAACCCTCATGA
- a CDS encoding arsenate reductase ArsC codes for MTDKPTVLFVCVHNAGRSQMAAGYLQALSGGRVDVLSAGSEPKDQINPVAIAAMLEDGIDIANNVPKILTTEAVKGSDVVITMGCGDACPIFPGKRYEDWKLDDPAGQGIESVRPIRDDIKARIEALLAEILPVEA; via the coding sequence ATGACCGACAAGCCCACAGTCCTCTTCGTCTGCGTGCACAACGCCGGACGCTCGCAGATGGCCGCCGGCTACCTGCAGGCCCTGTCCGGAGGACGCGTCGACGTACTCTCCGCCGGCTCCGAGCCCAAGGACCAGATCAACCCCGTGGCGATCGCCGCAATGCTCGAAGACGGCATCGACATCGCGAACAACGTGCCGAAAATCCTCACCACCGAGGCAGTGAAGGGCTCCGACGTCGTGATCACCATGGGCTGCGGCGACGCCTGCCCGATCTTCCCCGGCAAACGTTACGAAGACTGGAAGCTCGACGACCCGGCAGGCCAGGGCATCGAGTCGGTGCGCCCCATCCGCGACGACATCAAGGCACGCATCGAGGCCCTGCTTGCCGAGATCCTGCCCGTCGAGGCCTGA
- a CDS encoding arsenate reductase ArsC produces MSEFSGRRALPGLTYPEESLKRLATELSGSFHGVFAAETVERYVLESYTALLRTSTVKAHLTTRTARFATERLTALAQAKGAIARTIPEVLFVCEQNAGRSQMAAVFASALSGGAVHVRSAGSAPSKELHPAVVAVMAELGLSLDEAFPKPLTDDVVQAADVVITMGCGDACPIYPGKRYVDWELVDPAGQSIDEVRRIRDQIRHNVIEILDSLGVPSVTTIA; encoded by the coding sequence ATGAGCGAGTTCAGCGGTCGCCGGGCACTCCCCGGCCTCACCTACCCCGAAGAGTCACTCAAACGACTGGCCACCGAACTCAGCGGCTCGTTTCATGGCGTGTTCGCCGCGGAAACCGTCGAGCGCTACGTGCTCGAGAGCTACACGGCGCTGCTGCGCACGTCCACCGTGAAAGCGCATCTCACCACGCGCACGGCGCGGTTCGCGACCGAACGCCTCACCGCGCTCGCCCAGGCCAAGGGAGCGATCGCGCGGACGATTCCCGAGGTTCTGTTCGTGTGCGAGCAGAATGCCGGCCGTTCACAGATGGCTGCCGTGTTCGCAAGCGCGCTCTCCGGCGGCGCCGTTCACGTGCGCTCGGCCGGTTCCGCGCCGTCGAAGGAGTTGCACCCTGCCGTCGTCGCCGTGATGGCCGAGCTCGGTCTTTCCCTGGACGAAGCCTTCCCCAAGCCCCTCACCGATGATGTCGTACAGGCAGCGGATGTCGTAATCACCATGGGTTGCGGCGACGCCTGCCCGATCTACCCCGGCAAACGCTACGTGGACTGGGAGCTCGTCGACCCGGCCGGTCAGTCGATCGACGAGGTGCGCCGCATCCGCGACCAGATTCGCCACAACGTCATCGAGATACTCGACTCCCTCGGCGTGCCGTCCGTCACGACCATCGCTTAG
- a CDS encoding FAD-dependent oxidoreductase produces the protein MTLSPLTLTSRPVVAPSRLEGLPVAIIGAGPVGLAAAAQLLERGIAVVVYEEGTQAGSAIARWGHTRLFTPWQYLVDSAAARLLARSGWHMPDEAYLPTGRELLDEYLLPLAALPDLAASIRYGSTVLAVSRQGMDRTRSGDRAGTPFALRVTTDAGVLDASARAVIDTSGTYSSPNGLLASGLDPARVDALTEQVVHALPDVLGADRARFAGQHTLVVGAGHSAANTLIALGTLAAEAPGTRISWAIRSANPVRVYGSDDDELAARASLGAQVQALVRSGVVTLLERFEIDDVLPATDGVSVTGRRAGESFAVAVDVVVSATGFRPDLAPLREIRLSLDEIVEAPRALAPLIDPNLHSCGTVPPHGVVELTHPEPNFYIAGMKSFGRAPTFLLATGYEQVRSIADELAGNVAAARLVQLVLPETGVCSTGGDSGSCCS, from the coding sequence ATGACCCTGTCGCCCCTCACCCTCACCAGTCGGCCCGTCGTGGCGCCGAGCCGCCTCGAGGGCCTTCCCGTCGCGATCATCGGCGCCGGACCGGTGGGGCTCGCCGCGGCCGCCCAGCTGCTCGAGCGCGGCATCGCCGTGGTCGTCTACGAAGAGGGAACGCAGGCCGGCAGCGCCATCGCGCGCTGGGGCCACACCCGGCTCTTCACCCCCTGGCAGTACCTCGTCGATTCCGCGGCGGCACGACTGCTCGCACGCTCCGGCTGGCACATGCCCGACGAGGCATATCTCCCCACCGGCCGCGAGTTGCTCGATGAATACCTGCTGCCGCTCGCCGCGCTCCCCGACCTGGCCGCCAGCATCCGTTACGGCTCAACCGTGCTCGCGGTGAGCCGTCAGGGCATGGACCGCACCCGCTCCGGCGATCGCGCCGGCACCCCCTTCGCGCTGCGCGTCACAACGGATGCCGGTGTCCTCGACGCCTCTGCCCGGGCGGTCATCGACACCTCTGGCACGTACTCGTCGCCGAATGGCCTGTTGGCCTCCGGCCTGGATCCGGCGCGGGTCGATGCCCTCACGGAGCAGGTCGTGCACGCGCTGCCCGATGTGCTCGGCGCCGACCGCGCGCGCTTCGCCGGGCAGCACACCCTCGTGGTGGGCGCCGGGCACTCCGCAGCGAATACCCTGATCGCGCTCGGCACGCTGGCCGCGGAAGCCCCGGGAACGCGCATCAGCTGGGCCATCCGCTCGGCCAACCCGGTGCGCGTGTACGGGTCTGACGACGACGAACTGGCCGCACGGGCATCGCTCGGCGCTCAGGTGCAGGCGCTGGTGCGCTCCGGCGTCGTGACCCTCCTGGAGCGGTTCGAGATCGACGACGTGCTTCCCGCCACGGACGGCGTGAGCGTGACGGGCCGCCGCGCCGGCGAGAGTTTCGCCGTCGCCGTCGACGTCGTGGTGAGTGCCACCGGGTTCCGGCCAGACCTCGCACCGCTGCGCGAGATCCGCCTCTCCCTCGACGAGATCGTGGAGGCGCCTCGCGCGCTCGCGCCGCTGATCGATCCCAACCTGCACAGCTGCGGCACGGTTCCGCCGCACGGCGTCGTGGAGCTCACGCACCCCGAGCCCAACTTCTATATCGCCGGCATGAAGAGCTTCGGGCGGGCGCCCACGTTCCTGCTCGCCACGGGCTACGAGCAGGTGCGATCGATCGCCGACGAGCTCGCGGGCAACGTGGCGGCGGCCCGCCTCGTGCAACTCGTGCTGCCCGAAACCGGCGTGTGCTCCACCGGGGGCGACTCCGGATCCTGCTGCTCCTGA
- a CDS encoding metal-sensitive transcriptional regulator: MPDSVEFDRAAKQKKIVNRLRRAQGQLGAVITAVESGANCKDVVTQLAAVSSALDRAGFVIVSTAMRECIETPDGKDSLSVDELEKLFLTLA; this comes from the coding sequence ATGCCTGATTCCGTCGAATTCGACAGGGCGGCCAAGCAGAAGAAGATCGTGAACCGCTTGCGCCGGGCGCAGGGTCAGCTCGGCGCGGTCATCACCGCCGTCGAGAGCGGGGCCAACTGCAAGGACGTTGTCACCCAGCTCGCCGCGGTCTCCAGCGCGCTCGACCGTGCCGGTTTCGTGATCGTCTCCACCGCCATGCGGGAGTGCATCGAGACGCCGGACGGTAAGGACTCCCTCAGCGTCGACGAGCTCGAAAAGCTGTTCCTGACCCTCGCCTAG
- a CDS encoding rhodanese-like domain-containing protein, with amino-acid sequence MTEITVTELAALSDVVVVDVRENDEYAAAHVAGVTHIPLGEVVARTGEIPEGSPVYVICAAGGRSAQAAAYLQAQGFDAVNVAGGTIAWQQAGLPVQHGA; translated from the coding sequence ATGACCGAAATCACCGTAACCGAACTTGCCGCCCTCTCCGATGTCGTCGTGGTCGACGTGCGCGAGAACGACGAGTACGCCGCCGCACATGTGGCCGGCGTCACCCACATTCCGCTCGGCGAGGTCGTGGCGCGCACCGGCGAGATTCCGGAAGGTAGCCCCGTTTACGTGATCTGCGCCGCCGGTGGCCGCAGCGCGCAGGCCGCCGCGTACCTCCAGGCGCAGGGCTTTGACGCCGTCAACGTTGCGGGCGGAACCATCGCCTGGCAGCAGGCCGGCCTCCCCGTTCAGCACGGAGCCTGA